From Aedes albopictus strain Foshan chromosome 1, AalbF5, whole genome shotgun sequence, one genomic window encodes:
- the LOC109414676 gene encoding ectopic P granules protein 5 homolog isoform X1: MATLEKPKTKHQKKTKPKPLVLPEVPTDDLDDEDADSGEVAVDIDFPSTSTSDEAPATVAVLADEAYDDDAAKAEDEERNLTDSEKLLQSEGETSMEPVAPSAPIIEDEVSKVELMVQPPMMAQPEVVSSLYPNLQEMRIKESAPVEVGRGPVQTMTPLTRDQLAQFYRVDGEMTLAEAFEREFLARELEENDQCSSHPLYQLLQRYAKARAELSLNKLEFEALRRKCKVLASELWTMREQTFTGTDTCGDGRVLRASYRGSVATLQESTLADFSSNLKDLMKQSCFQCSQSTYEVDSTRIKIEQKIYETLNLHPVLTSLPVDAPVVLNPPFDPAQLAAAIGELRLCISILFAFLRKGITDKRFLTDVRGWTVKLVATQLRIATVHDHLFVLFHVLRSPSGIANWATSLIQLPIEGDLRWGGSEFQHILVVMACVLLPIKKRNEFLEKLKLDMNRSIDVVQEEMWAIVDSDGEDCSGSDSISELKEGDLVGLIDQVPFGMVFRALTLVDRKLDGSLRLSEDQVRGTHLLKAIAFGTIFVELLGNGLVTYDADRYRQFAKRIARLIKHTVFYVSDLYRILLERARSVQVVVDAYESTRIHLELDVFVVRAAQYIYRSRKIGTWQYLTGFPFDQLSLDALWKLYYCLHLDEFNEELISAVDTDFRALCVGEQQREKFRNGLVGMPSEDLYYLLQVFSNMALAREIGDIDFIQTVALNLFDIGYLNEYTKDFCYKAVKDLLYNIVFKHPSLVSSLLQSLKQDVAQADHSAMYIFKSLPLDRWHPQWEDFELLANWILNYGFDAVQSSTARVILIHLNYNFDSNNELFLPHDIHVRIACLITEVYSKHVPELLGNPQGLVASVSSLVKNKAAQEQFLAWCWNMVSLLRLHCMDQSSTVINGMMKNPALILRHVLELERAQQIYQGVTENRPLAVYLAILISTWGHSVPQICHKGFEQIRLLLNDHRYVVVVRCLQLITPLFLECPDSLSRCESFKSILISLIAADKYYARFTKDQFRPESNTPVTEMVKCMILSQITNYVRYGLASPTLLINIWLQCLTELPNWTKDPAILGLLDAMLGVAYQFPDAWHSTKEFFRPYFSRFEDIKASKPTGLLNLLASGPNDLFSSPSPATVFLSIFTLELEYEITEIQSRIWHEVIRGIGLPSSPKLSLETAIKKATSILGYPSFPPTSLTVFKLANLVANCTIKNFMYPIVCQLFFTIYLSRIPLSPDEERFANCFGVADRLYEYNVGLMKRIKKQLYDAECFYNSASVGESDERQRSFYNHCTRLFKAFQLWLEDTQLNKIRPQTLNLPPQFDCHRLAAIFRGNRDHWTDFIDLRGIRSDHRELADAWLKLCYRYKPVASTIVPSSPVRSLAPSLSVTDLHDVKQSIFKRLQTYDAPAPAPRLYKPTPLITPAKFSSQSSSSLISVLKSDFALLDSYARKEFHVMYNEHLLLDSCYLEQVPKLYITEDKVLYKDVSCSSKCTDPRKVLVRYKVSKLDKSLSAVLAENRSAHDALLQQESKLPDRIVMASVRIDAFLRQIVDAYRECKLSGETTMCGKLNKVGSSLFYEVVDKMNDYNQLCPLTKEVCSLGISQLGFFMQENQNNEGIKLLNIALNRPDMINLLSELLVPTSCPPQFFLRMYEFVIDSHIKRHDTQVLFVMLSKFDIVSWMNRYRPKLVDVNRLVELILRGLEGWNQKNAVLIQDVSRSQTSLVEASLTGFVQLLQRHLMHLFEYDFPEHYGDILQMSLAVCSQKKVMPQVLLDLLNSMRRRVGCQPLAFGSGLVSIKEDFRSFATKQNILSYKDLIDTTVLLTQHFQQERLNHGLHGLYPRHSDYCEVLSLLLGSVGHAAVVAAVHTYPGVLADELINWLWPSLCDMFSPWLTPYFPQNMKGQQQVANWIQQVAGDTTILPPWSELHADTAFRMVKVFEHCLQYLMDTFPSSSALLGHLFYWYELNFAHPALPRYVAVPIHTNLMNLAWDRFRPAPVHITGFSRILQQFIPEAHMFVGHIFIRVAWTPWLQQNIQSWDYQLRYQMLSSLLMIFIKISYEPNAREGLKIVTLLQEACNYPWHMLEYQGVEAVLDWFVLSAEPSVVLKMPSEGEAGDSAVLDLLQVASSMKFNTGNPLESAALQSQVQAKRILYVRTTVRLLNSCGAKYQKLLGTKPGVQAFHNAVLGLLNIVETVLLQIRSTKDREFEARNLVGEVIVSLQSQGEYTSKLFIEAIVLWTENCRTSDSYIIPSVLDSVGMCKSFSRNLYWLLEEMLFHYFGKSWLGQVTDGGEPVLDASWVKALGKVGLRTVKGFDEELLVKNRYLLVLHLLTVQRLREAGSNGERIMVLQKLFRVLEDLKVSDQTESKLILLWSLMVVVGVEIMKSSSNGQNHLLTLARYLQTCSKEAEGWGEGLLGAIGIRKDGISVRRKVVAKCLSCIVFLMFGEDSGEALEASESGPPSIDTSNRCKEYGQAMTDLKQTLANKRYGEMHTKTRAAINLIENTAMVANICENVCKIVRLFCDEHFFHSVEEVWRC; the protein is encoded by the exons ATGGCAACTTTAGAGAAGCCTAAAACGAAG CATCAAAAGAAGACGAAACCCAAACCGTTGGTCCTGCCGGAAGTGCCCACCGATGACCTTGATGACGAGGATGCAGACAGTGGGGAAGTCGCTGTAGACATCGACTTTCCCAGTACATCGACCTCGGATGAAGCACCGGCGACGGTTGCTGTTCTAGCGGACGAGGCCTATGACGACGATGCAGCCAAAGCCGAAGACGAAGAACGTAATCTCACTGATAGTGAGAAGTTGCTGCAGTCGGAGGGGGAAACATCGATGGAACCAGTTGCTCCGTCGGCCCCAATAATCGAAGACGAAGTCTCGAAAGTGGAGCTTATGGTTCAGCCGCCTATGATGGCGCAACCGGAAGTGGTGTCATCACTATATCCGAACCTTCAGGAGATGCGCATCAAAGAATCGGCTCCCGTTGAAGTCGGTCGCGGTCCGGTGCAAACGATGACCCCTCTGACTCGCGACCAGTTGGCCCAGTTCTACCGGGTGGACGGTGAAATGACGCTGGCCGAAGCCTTCGAGCGGGAGTTTCTGGCGCGGGAACTGGAAGAGAACGACCAGTGCAGCAGCCATCCGCTGTACCAGCTGCTGCAACGCTATGCCAAAGCTCGAGCCGAGCTGAGCCTGAACAAGCTGGAGTTTGAAGCGCTGCGCCGGAAGTGCAAAGTGTTGGCCAGCGAGCTGTGGACCATGCGGGAGCAGACTTTCACCGGGACGGATACCTGCGGCGATGGGAGGGTGCTGCGGGCGAGCTACCGGGGaag CGTGGCCACCCTTCAGGAATCAACCCTGGCCGACTTCAGTTCCAACCTGAAAGACCTGATGAAGCAATCGTGCTTCCAGTGCAGCCAGTCCACTTACGAAGTGGACTCCACGCGAATAAAGATCGAGCAGAAGATCTACGAAACTCTTAATCTACACCCAGTGCTGACCAGTCTCCCAGTGGACGCTCCAGTGGTTCTGAATCCGCCGTTCGATCCCGCCCAGTTGGCGGCGGCCATCGGCGAACTAAGACTTTGCATATCCATTCTGTTTGCCTTCCTGCGGAAGGGCATAACCGACAAGCGCTTCCTGACGGATGTCCGCGGTTGGACCGTCAAGCTGGTAGCCACCCAGCTTCGGATCGCCACCGTACACGATCACCTGTTTGTACTGTTCCATGTGCTGCGAAGTCCCAGCGGGATAGCCAACTGGGCTACCTCGTTGATTCAGCTCCCCATAGAAGGGGATCTCCGTTGGGGCGGTTCGGAATTTCAACACATTCTAGTGGTGATGGCTTGTGTGCTTCTGCCGATCAAGAAGCGTAacgaatttctcgagaaactcaAACTGGACATGAACCGCTCGATCGACGTGGTCCAGGAGGAGATGTGGGCCATCGTGGATAGCGATGGGGAGGACTGCTCCGGATCGGACTCGATATCCGAACTGAAAGAGGGCGATCTGGTGGGTTTGATCGATCAGGTGCCGTTCGGGATGGTTTTCCGTGCGTTGACGCTGGTCGATCGCAAACTGGACGGAAGTCTTCGGTTGAGTGAGGATCAGGTTCGAGGGACCCATCTGCTGAAGGCGATCGCTTTTGGGACCATCTTTGTGGAGCTTTTAGGGAATGGATTGGTGACTTACGATGCCGATCGGTATCGACAGTTCGCCAAGAGGATCGCGAGGTTGATCAAGCACACCGTATTCTACGTGAGCGATCTGTATCGGATATTGCTGGAGCGGGCGAGGAGTGTCCAAGTGGTAGTGGATGCTTACGAGAGCACGCGAATTCACCTTGAGTTGGACGTTTTTGTAGTCCGAGCGGCGCAGTATATCTACCGATCGCGGAAGATCGGTACGTGGCAGTACTTGACGGGGTTTCCCTTCGATCAGCTGAGCCTGGATGCCTTGTGGAAACTGTATTACTGTCTACACCTGGACGAGTTCAACGAAGAACTGATCTCTGCGGTTGATACGGACTTTCGCGCTCTCTGTGTTGGTGAGCAGCAGCGAGAGAAATTCCGAAATGGGTTGGTTGGGATGCCTTCcgaagatctgtactacttgctACAGGTGTTCTCCAATATGGCGCTTGCTAGGGAAATTGGCGACATCGATTTTATCCAAACGGTGGCGTTGAATCTCTTCGAC ATCGGCTACCTGAACGAATACACCAAAGACTTCTGCTACAAAGCCGTCAAGGATCTGCTCTACAACATAGTGTTCAAGCATCCATCGCTGGTTTCCAGTTTGCTGCAATCGCTGAAGCAGGACGTAGCCCAAGCGGACCACTCGGCGATGTACATCTTCAAGTCACTTCCGCTGGATCGCTGGCATCCGCAGTGGGAGGACTTCGAGCTGCTCGCCAACTGGATCCTGAACTATGGTTTCGATGCCGTCCAAAGCTCGACGGCTCGAGTTATCCTGATCCATTTGAACTACAACTTCGATTC aaacaacgAACTGTTTCTACCGCATGACATCCACGTTCGTATAGCTTGTCTCATTACGGAGGTATACAGCAAACACGTTCCGGAACTTCTCGGAAATCCACAAGGTTTGGTCGCCTCGGTGAGTAGCCTGGTGAAGAACAAAGCCGCGcaggagcaattcttagcctggtGTTGGAACATGGTAAGTCTACTACGACTGCACTGCATGGACCAGAGCTCGACGGTCATCAACGGGATGATGAAGAACCCTGCTCTGATCCTACGCCACGTTCTTGAACTAGAGCGAGCTCAACAGATCTACCAAGGCGTGACCGAAAACCGGCCTTTGGCCGTCTACTTGGCGATCCTCATCAGCACCTGGGGTCATTCCGTACCCCAAATCTGCCACAAAGGCTTCGAACAAATTCGGTTGCTGTTGAACGATCATCGCTACGTAGTGGTCGTCCGGTGTCTACAACTGATCACGCCGCTGTTTCTCGAATGTCCCGACAGTTTGAGTCGCTGCGAGTCGTTCAAGTCCATTCTGATCAGCTTGATAGCGGCCGACAAGTACTACGCTCGGTTCACCAAGGATCAATTCCGGCCGGAGTCGAACACCCCCGttacggagatggtcaagtgtaTGATCCTCTCACAGATCACCAACTACGTTCGGTACGGGTTAGCGTCTCCGACGCTGTTGATCAACATCTGGCTGCAGTGCCTTACCGAGCTGCCGAACTGGACCAAGGATCCAGCGATTCTCGGACTGCTAGATGCCATGCTGGGGGTTGCCTATCAGTTTCCGGATGCTTGGCACTCCACGAAAGAGTTCTTCCGGCCTTATTTTTCG CGCTTCGAGGACATTAAGGCGTCCAAACCTACAGGCCTGCTCAATCTACTCGCCTCTGGTCCAAATGATCTGTTCAGCTCTCCGTCACCAGCAACTGTATTCTTGTCGATCTTCACCCTGGAGCTGGAGTACGAGATCACCGAAATTCAGTCCCGCATCTGGCACGAGGTGATCCGCGGAATAGGACTTCCTAGTTCACCAAAGCTCTCCCTGGAAACAGCCATCAAGAAGGCTACCTCCATTCTCGGATATCCATCCTTTCCGCCCACTTCGCTAACTGTCTTCAAACTTGCCAACCTCGTCGCAAACTGCACGATCAAGAACTTCATGTACCCGATCGTCTGTCAGCTTTTCTTCACCATCTACCTGTCGCGGATTCCCCTCTCTCCAGACGAGGAACGATTCGCCAACTGCTTCGGAGTTGCCGATCGCCTCTACGAATACAACGTCGGCCTTATGAAGCGAATCAAGAAGCAGCTCTACGACGCTGAATGCTTCTACAATTCGGCTTCCGTGGGCGAAAGCGATGAACGGCAGCGATCCTTCTACAATCACTGCACACGATTGTTCAAAGCTTTCCAACTTTGGCTGGAGGACACCCAGTTGAACAAGATCCGACCGCAGACCTTGAATCTTCCCCCACAGTTCGACTGCCATCGGTTGGCGGCGATCTTCCGTGGAAATCGTGACCACTGGACGGACTTTATCGATCTCCGAGGCATTCGCTCCGATCATCGTGAGCTCGCAGATGCTTGGCTGAAACTGTGCTACCGATACAAGCCCGTAGCCTCCACCATTGTACCGAGCTCACCGGTACGATCACTTGCACCCAGCTTAAGCGTAACGGATCTGCACGACGTCAAACAGTCCATCTTCAAGCGCCTACAGACATACGACGCCCCAGCACCTGCCCCCCGTTTGTACAAACCCACTCCTCTCATAACCCCAGCCAAATTCTCCTCCCAGTCGTCCAGTTCGCTGATCTCAGTCCTCAAATCCGACTTTGCCCTGCTGGATTCGTACGCCCGCAAGGAGTTCCACGTCATGTACAACGAACACCTGCTACTCGACTCGTGCTACCTGGAGCAAGTCCCGAAGCTCTACATCACCGAGGACAAGGTTCTCTACAAGGACGTCAGCTGTTCCAGTAAATGTACCGACCCCCGGAAGGTCCTGGTACGTTACAAGGTGTCCAAGTTGGACAAAAGCCTAAGTGCGGTCCTCGCGGAGAACCGATCGGCCCATGACGCCCTGCTGCAGCAGGAGAGCAAACTTCCGGACCGGATCGTGATGGCATCCGTCCGAATCGATGCCTTCCTGCGGCAGATCGTCGACGCCTACCGGGAGTGTAAACTGAGCGGCGAAACGACTATGTGCGGTAAGTTGAACAAGGTGGGTTCGTCGCTGTTCTACGAAGTTGTGGACAAGATGAACGACTACAACCAGCTGTGTCCGCTGACCAAGGAGGTCTGCTCGCTGGGAATTAGCCAACTTGGG TTCTTCATGCAGGAAAACCAAAACAACGAAGGCATCAAGTTGTTGAACATCGCTCTGAATCGTCCGGATATGATCAACCTGCTGTCGGAGCTCTTGGTACCGACCAGCTGTCCGCCGCAGTTCTTCCTGCGGATGTACGAATTTGTAATCGATTCGCACATCAAGCGACACGACACCCAGGTGCTGTTCGTCATGCTCTCCAAGTTCGACATCGTCAGCTGGATGAATCGCTACCGGCCCAAGCTGGTGGACGTCAACCGCTTGGTGGAGTTGATCCTTCGGGGATTGGAGGGCTGGAACCAGAAGAACGCCGTGCTGATTCAGGACGTGAGTAGATCCCAAACAAGTCTAGTCGAAGCAAGTCTAACCGGGTTTGTACAGCTTCTCCAACGGCACCTGATGCACCTGTTCGAGTACGACTTCCCCGAACACTACGGAGACATCCTGCAGATGAGTTTGGCGGTCTGTTCGCAAAAGAAAGTTATGCCGCAGGTACTGCTGGATCTACTCAACTCCATGCGACGTCGCGTCGGATGTCAACCCTTGGCCTTCGGCTCGGGATTGGTGTCGATCAAGGAAGACTTCCGCAGCTTCGCTACCAAGCAGAACATCCTTTCGTACAAGGATCTTATCGATACGACGGTACTGCTAACTCAACACTTCCAGCAGGAGCGACTGAACCACGGTTTGCATGGGCTGTATCCGAGGCACAGTGACTACTGCGAAGTGCTGTCCCTGTTGCTAGGTTCGGTAGGACATGCGGCAGTCGTTGCAGCTGTTCACACCTATCCAGGAGTTTTAGCCGACGAAT TGATCAACTGGTTGTGGCCTTCGCTGTGCGACATGTTCTCTCCCTGGCTAACTCCGTACTTTCCGCAGAACATGAAAGGCCAACAGCAGGTGGCCAACTGGATTCAACAGGTTGCCGGCGACACCACGATACTTCCGCCGTGGAGCGAACTCCATGCGGACACGGCCTTCCGCATGGTCAAAGTGTTCGAACACTGTCTTCAGTACCTGATGGACACATTCCCCTCCAGTAGTGCCCTCCTCGGCCATCTGTTCTACTGGTACGAGCTGAACTTCGCTCACCCGGCTTTGCCGCGCTACGTAGCCGTTCCCATTCACACGAACTTGATGAACCTGGCGTGGGACCGCTTCCGCCCCGCGCCAGTCCACATCACCGGATTCAGCCGAATCCTTCAGCAGTTCATCCCGGAGGCGCACATGTTCGTCGGCCACATCTTCATCCGCGTCGCGTGGACTCCTTGGCTGCAGCAGAACATCCAATCCTGGGACTACCAACTGCGCTATCAAATGCTGTCCTCGCTCCTCATGATCTTCATCAAGATATCCTACGAACCGAACGCCCGGGAAGGCCTCAAAATCGTCACCTTACTCCAGGAAGCGTGCAACTACCCGTGGCATATGCTCGAATACCAAGGCGTCGAAGCGGTGCTGGACTGGTTCGTCCTATCCGCCGAACCGTCCGTCGTACTGAAGATGCCTTCCGAAGGCGAGGCCGGCGACAGCGCCGTCCTGGATCTGCTCCAGGTAGCCTCCTCGATGAAGTTCAACACGGGAAATCCGCTGGAATCGGCGGCGCTACAGTCGCAAGTACAGGCCAAGCGGATCCTGTACGTTCGAACCACTGTGCGACTGCTAAACTCCTGCGGTGCCAAGTACCAGAAACTGCTGGGAACGAAACCGGGGGTGCAGGCCTTCCACAATGCGGTGCTCGGGCTGCTAAACATCGTCGAAACGGTTCTGCTGCAAATCCGGTCCACCAAGGATCGGGAGTTCGAAGCGAGAAATCTGGTCGGCGAGGTGATCGTTTCGTTGCAATCGCAGGGCGAGTACACTTCGAA ATTATTTATCGAGGCAATCGTTCTGTGGACGGAGAACTGTCGGACAAGCGACAGCTACATCATTCCCTCGGTGCTGGATTCCGTCGGTATGTGCAAAAGCTTTTCGCGTAACCTGTATTGGCTGCTGGAGGAGATGCTGTTCCACTATTTTGGCAAGTCCTGGCTCGGACAAGTTACCGACGGAGGCGAACCGGTTTTGGATGCGTCTTGGGTGAAGGCACTGGGCAAGGTGGGACTGCGAACGGTGAAAGGGTTCGACGAGGAGCTGTTGGTCAAGAATCGGTATCTGCTTGTGCTGCATTTGTTGACGGTGCAGAGACTTCGGGAGGCCGGCAGTAATGGTGAGCGGATTATGGTTCTGCAGAAGCTGTTCAGAGTTTTGGAAGATTTGAAAGTGAG